From the genome of Glycine soja cultivar W05 chromosome 14, ASM419377v2, whole genome shotgun sequence:
TCTGAGTTAGATCCCTTGGTTtggataatttaaaattagatgttaaataattttcaaaactgatattttttattttgaataaaacttaTGACAGGTTGAAATgtaatgtttattattatgtatggATTATTATCCTTTTATAGTTGCTCTTTTGTCATAACGTATAATCCAGTACTTTCTatgttaatttcaatttttttacctaattttattttttgtgctcgtcattttattatttgctttgtataataataaataatagttgTTAGCTTCATCGTTTTAATGAttggttaagtttttaaaatgttacGCTAAAGTTTTTAGAATGTTTTTAGCACGCACATTATTTTtagaaagttaatttttaactgCAATAGTAAATTTGTTAAATTGGAAATATTTAGGTCAATTTTAGAAGGAACTTATATCTTATTTGTGTGTGGCTTGCTAGGGtcaaaattattgaattatgattaaaatttaattgagactAAAATTGTTGGATTAAGGTTCAAgtgttgaaatttaaattaattagttgaaTTAGAATTAAAAATGTTGAATTAGGACTAAAATTGGAATAAGTATTTTGTTTCtaagaaattgaatttgaagagattaagtgtttaaaaaaaagaattaaaagtaaGTAATCTCAAACAACAATTTGAGACaatgataattgattattttgtaaGATAATTGATTATGGTCCAAAATAGTCAATTACCCTCGTGGTGAAATATGTAAATAGATGAGTACTTATTTAAATAGCTCATTATTAATTAAGAATgtgaatttgatttaatttggatgatttaatagataataatctttttcatgaataaaattaattaatcttgtTTTGAAAGGCaatcttttttaatattgacTTTTCTTAAATCTATTTCCTACCTCTTAATTAATCTTAGGTATAGGCTTAAGCATGATTTACCTTGACTAATCATAATAAAAGGTAAtctttcataagcaaaaaaaaaaaaaaataagcaagTTAAGTGAGACTTTAGAAAGTGGTGGTCTAGTGTTTCAactttgatattttctaattcaattttactcgttgtttaatttacaaaaacaaacaacttcCCTtcgttattatttttctattatctgTCATGAACATGTATCATTGTTcgtcgttgggaaacgacctaggatcacttcctaatTACTACatcttaatgtttatttgatttgggtacggcctCTATCAATACTATGCTAAATTCTGAAAATTTCTAACCCAGAGAAAAAGCAAATATTAACTTAACGATGGAACTCTCCCCATTTTGTGCCTGCTTGAAAaatcaaacatgaaaaaaaagtgTCCCTTTATTAACATTGTCTGCACCATAACTGAAAAGACTATATGTTTAtgggaaaaaaaatgacagttaaaatagtaaaaataataattaaacatttagCAAACAATAATAAACAGCTTAATACTATTGCAATTGCAAAGTAGTAGTACTACACGCAGAGTTGTTGAGTGTTTGAGAATAAAGGTGATATTCTTGGAGAGTCTGAAGGAGTGATCTATCCCAGCACCTCCACGTAACCCCTTGCATGTCACCAAAATAGCACTCTTCAGCCCACACGCCACACCTGTCAGTTTTAGACACTCCCCCTTCATTCCCTTAATCACTCCCTTCCCTTCTCGATCTCACACAACAGCTCCAACCATCGCAGGGGCCATCCTGGGCCTCATATTTTTCCTCCCCTTAATCATCTTATCAAGCCCAGTGTGGGTCCCAGCCGGCACCCTCGTATTCATCGTCACCGCAGGGTTCTTGTCCGTGTGCGGTTTCGGCGTTGCACTCGTGGCCGCGCTGTCGTGGATGTACCGTTACTTCAGGGGGCTCCACCCGCCCGGTTCCGACCGCGTCGACTACGCGCGGACCCGCATTTACGACACCGCCAGCCACGTCAAAGACTACGCCAGAGACTACAGAGGCTATTTGCAGAGTAAGGTTAAAGATGCAGCTCCCGGTGCGTGAGGACCCACCCGATTAAGATCGGATCGGGTCATATCCACCAACTTACGGTGTGTAACTATGGATATTccgtcaacttttttttttttttcttttcttgtgttTGATCTGTTACTGTGGGTTATCGGCGTCgttatgttttatatttctgAATGCCAATACTAAATGTAGTTCTGTTACAATTTTGGTCTTGTACGAGAATGAGCTCAAAACTTCacgattttattttt
Proteins encoded in this window:
- the LOC114383863 gene encoding oleosin 1-like — protein: SIPAPPRNPLHVTKIALFSPHATPVSFRHSPFIPLITPFPSRSHTTAPTIAGAILGLIFFLPLIILSSPVWVPAGTLVFIVTAGFLSVCGFGVALVAALSWMYRYFRGLHPPGSDRVDYARTRIYDTASHVKDYARDYRGYLQSKVKDAAPGA